From a single Hemitrygon akajei chromosome 28, sHemAka1.3, whole genome shotgun sequence genomic region:
- the LOC140717561 gene encoding histone H2AX-like, with amino-acid sequence MSGRGKGGAGKARSKAKSRSSRAGLQFPVGRVHRLLRKGNYAERVGAGAPVYLAAVLEYLTAEILELAGNAARDNKKTRIIPRHLQLAVRNDEELNKLLGGVTIAQGGVLPNIQAVLLPKKTGAASK; translated from the coding sequence ATGTCTGGACGTGGAAAAGGCGGCGCTGGCAAAGCTCGGTCCAAGGCCAAATCTCGCTCGTCTCGGGCTGGACTGCAGTTCCCGGTCGGCCGGGTTCACAGACTCCTAAGAAAGGGCAACTATGCTGAGCGGGTGGGTGCCGGAGCCCCGGTCTAtctggctgctgtgctcgagTATCTGACGGCCGAAATCCTCGAATTGGCCGGCAACGCGGCCCGGGACAATAAGAAGACCCGCATCATCCCTCGGCACCTGCAGCTGGCCGTCCGCAACGACGAGGAGCTGAACAAGCTGCTGGGAGGGGTGACTATCGCTCAGGGCGGTGTGTTACCCAATATCCAGGCCGTCCTGTTGCCCAAGAAAACCGGCGCTGCCAGTAAGTGA